A segment of the Zingiber officinale cultivar Zhangliang chromosome 8B, Zo_v1.1, whole genome shotgun sequence genome:
cttcgactagacttggaggggaggcttgtgatacggtgcataaaggtGGGGCTCGATGAGGCCAGATAGTCaatagtcaaggggacgtgacagttaaAAGTGAAGGGGACGTAATACTAAGTTTGGGCTAGTCaatagtcaaggggacgtggtagTCAAAAGTCTAGGGGACATGGTAGTTAACAGTTAGGAGAAAGAGGGAGTTAAACCGCCCTATGTCACTAGTCACATAATTCCTGGACGGTCGCCGTTAGGCCATACCCTCAGATCTGAGACATAAGACTAGGTTTGGACTAGCCCTAGGCCTACCGCTGACTGATCAGATCTTTCCAGTTCGGGCTATCTAGACAGACCTGATACGTTCACTAAGACAACTCTCGGTCGGTCTTTCAGCGATCAATTCATGAAAGATGGGTCCCTCGCCATAGTTTCAAATAAAATCCGGGCGGGTCGTCACTGCTCATCCTCCTCATCAAGACTAAATCCGGGTGGTACATTTGAATGATCATCTCGAGCTATCCATAGCTAAACCCAAGGGGGGACGGAAAGCGCTAAGCGACAACAATGTCAGGAAATCGTAacctcctgtcagagaataattgtCGTATGTTAGGGAATTATTCATGATCTGCTATCacctgcgaatggaaccttcctttcACTAATAGGAGGCCACCGTACATCCTCTCTCACCCGACATGCCTTGacacctgacattctctgacaacggGCAAACTATGAAGGTATGAAGCGTCATATAAAAAAGGAGGTCCTCTTCCTTAGCCAAGTACTCACACATACGCAATCATCTTGAACAGATCTTTTTCCAACGTACATTGTTCTTTTGGGGGAAAAAAAGACCTGACtttagcgtcggagggcctgcgcCGGAGATTTCTTCCTTGGTTTTTGATCTCTAACGCTTCGGGTGATTGTATGAGTGTGCGCAGAGTTCAGGTACTACCAATTCTCATACTAAGATCAGAAAGTTCCACGTGGGGGGTTTATTTTCCAGACGTGCATACATCTGGTGCATCAAATTCACCTCTTCATCAATGCTAATATCATCTTCAATGGTATCCATCTTACTCAGATTCTAAACAGGATAAGATACTAATTTAGAAtagcaaataaaatttatccataTTTGAAAGGCTAAAAAGATGTAACAGGAGCTCAAATCAAAATAATTCTTTAATAAAAAAACGTACTTTCTTATTTATTTATCAATTACAAATTtacatttaattattattttttaaactacatTTTAAACGTTAGATATTTACTTTTCAGCTCCATGATTATTTAATTTCAAAGCTTTTTAATATCCGTTTTTTTTATCGTATTataaaaagttttttttgtaaaatagttTATTCACCTCACAATTGCAGTAGATTTGGCGCCAGATTAATACTTAAAGTCCTGATTAAGCTCGTTTAGCATCATTAAttaattacatatatatatatatcctaataATTCGCTTCGCAGTAACTAATTCTGTTTAGTGTGTTTATTATCTGGCGATTTTCTCTCTTTGATTGCCTGCTCTATTTAAACTCCCCCTCCCTTTCCATTTTAATTTCCACTGCAACTCGATCGATCGAAATCTAACATCTCCTCGATATATCTCCAGCTTCCACTACTTTCGTATTTCTAATATCATCAAACACACTCATCATCATGGCTGTCGCAGTCGTCAACAATAACGATATGCTAATTTCCTCTTCCGCCGCCAGCGCCAGCGCCCGCAGAGTCGAGGTTCGCTCCGTGTGGGCTCATAACCTCGACGAGGAGTTCGCCCTTATCCGCTCCGCCGTCCCCTTCCACCCCTTCGTCGCATTGGACACCGAGTATCCTGGCGTCGTCGTCGCTTCCAAAAATCCCTACTGCACCCTCACCCTCCCCCAGCGCTACGAATTGATCCGCGCCAACGTCGAGGCTCTCCGCATCGTCCAGGTCGGTCTCACCCTCTCCGACGCCGCCGGCAACCTCCCATGTGCCATCTACAGCGACGGCACTTGTGTGAGTTACGTGTGAGAATTTAATTTCCGCGACTTCGACATCAGCCGCGACCGTTACGCCCCTTCCTCCGTCGAGCTGCTCAAGGCTAATGGCATCGACTTCCAAAAGAATCAAATATTGGGCATTGACTCTTGCAGATTCGCCCAGAACTTGGCCACCTCCGGCTTGCTTTCCTTTGGCCATTTTTCTCCCGTCTCCTGGGTTACCTTCCAAGGCGCCTATGATTTCGCCTTCCTAGTCAAGATGCTGACATGCGACTGCAAATTACCAAAGACCGTTCGTGAGTTCTTGCACCTCGTTCACTTCTTTTTCGGCAAAAGGGTGTTCGATGTGAAGCACCTTTGCAAGCATTGTCCTGGGCTTTACGGAGGATTGGAGCGGGTGGCCTCTACCGTCCGAGTTGAGCGAGCAGTGGGCTCTCGACATCAGTCCGGCTCCGATAGCTTATTAACATGGCAGCTGTTCTACCAAATCGCCTCTCGTGTGAATCCACAACTCATCCATCGTCCAGAACACATGGGAACACTCTTTGACCTCCAACTGCAATAGTATGTATACTAATTAATCCAGCTAGCGGTGGCTTTTGGGTTCTGCATTAGAGTTCATGGTTTATCACAGTTGATAGTGGTTCGATCAGCATTAGCTTAATTTGTCCATAAGATTAATTGTCCATTGCTTCATCTTATCTTTTTGTGTTTAAGTACAGATTACATGTTGTCGCATCGTCAGACAAATTGTCAATATTAAGTCTTTGGATCATGAGTAATACTAGTTGTTTTGCTCATCCCCTTGTGTGTTTTGGATCATATATATACTCTGCTTAAATTCTGAACGATACTCAAATACATGCTACACTGCATGATTAATCTTTTGGAAGGCTATTAATGTGAATAGAAATGGCGCGCTAGAGATGACATTGAATGATGCTTTCATTTAAAAATTGATGCGGAATATATGGTTAGGATCTTATTAATTATtaggtatttttgaaaaattgcaATCAAGAGCTCAGAATATTTGGCTTTATTTGTTGAAGAATATAAATGCTAAAAATTTGTTTTCTTTGATAACGGTAAATTATCATGTGGAGCCTTATTTCATCTGTTTTTTTTTCACTCTTCATAACGTTATATATTAACTTTTTTTGTCTGGACGAATCATTTATTTACTACatgaattctaatttgaaaagaGGTTTGATTTGGTTATTATTTACTTGTATGGAACCATTTTCTtgattttttataaaactaattGATCGTATATATTTACATCATACTATAAGATTATGAAGGAAATTTAACTTAACAATTAcaataaatgattttttttccttttattgatAGTTATAGCAGCCTCTAGGGGTTTATAATAACTATTTTAGTGAAATATAGTATTAGTGTTACATAGGCGAGCGGTTATTTGCTCACCTACTGGGACAAGGGAAGGATGACCCATGAGAAGACATGGAAGGGGTGACATACTCATACATGGGATAGAAATTAGAAAGAAACGCGTAGGCAGGATTAATTCTATTAGAAATGAAGAGTTCCATTAATTAACCATAGCTTACAAGATGGATCTATTCTATTAGAAACGTAGGCCagaaacgtcctgatgaagaccATCTTGACTTTTGTGGCTGACCAGAAGCCCCAGAAGGaccctgacctggccgactgcGACCACTCAGCTATTGTCCAGTCGCCTGTGCCTGCTAgatctgccctgatgtctgactcgtctacttccttttcttgtccggatACGCTCTCTGGTGAGTTGACTCTATCATCAGGACTCTGTCCAGTGTCTCTAGGTAAGTTGAGTTCCCAAAGTcggcaagctttacttgcagatgtccatccagtccctgaataaactacTGCATACGGGAACTGTCCTTAGCAACCAGTTCTAGACAAAATATAGCCAACTGATTAAACTCAGCCTTGTACTCTGTCACCGATCAGTTGTTCTGTcgtagactcagaaaatcctgacgGCGAGTCATCTGATAGGCTCGTGGAAAGTAACGACTCTCAAAaacctctctgaatctggcccaagttaTGTTCTACTCGCCTATGACGGAACATTgcgtaacccaccaggtgtcAGCCTCGTCttgtaaatggaaagcagccagctccgCTTCCTCCCACTCTGAACAAGCCATGTaaaagaaggtccgctccatggtctctaaccaggactgggccacactcggatcagtctctcctcggaagagtgtgaatcgactcttcatcaacCCTTCCAATGTTGGGATCCgagctcgtgccgcgacaatatcTGTGAGGTGGGTAGGGACGGCTGCTTGAACTGGCAGAACCActagagctggtgctacaggtagtactgctggatagaccgggggaggtactctCGGTGCTGCTGCATAAGATGGGGCATATACCgctggtggcactgtagggtcGGCATAGGTGGCCtcggctggaggtacggtagaagGTGGTGGTATCAGAAATGGAGCAATTGGTACCGCTGGTGCTAttgctgggtacactgtaggtacTAGGGGCACAGGTGCCGCTGGTACCGGGTACAcaataggtccaggtggcggCGGTGCCTGGTACGCCGTAGGCTCAACCGGAGCAGGTGCTGGGTATGCCATTTGTATCCCtagtggtaccgtaaatacggtaggggtgggTACTGCAGGTGCAGCCGAGGTAGGCACCTCTAAAGGagtcatcggggtctgagagcccgacgcgcgcgcagtatcctgagtctgaccctgactgacaggctcaaccccagtaggcatctctggcgagtctgttgccagagattccaaagtcctcttacgtggccTCCAACACCATGTCTCGTAACtactcgtgtagatctcctcatatctgttaagttataacacaaatatcactacaagtataaaaattataaaattatcttcATACCTATTttccgtctggagatgttccgtcgctgtccagtccccattttacctcAAAGTTCTGGATGAGAAAATTGACGAAAATCGTATAAATTcgaaaataaatacccaagtttactggcaacttgggctaacccaaaaaTCTAAAACACTAAAAGTAGGTATCGTAACCCGctatgataccaataaattggtataagattAATCTCAAAAATCCGTAACATGAAAAATAAACAAGTATCACCAACCTGACTCTGATATCAATTAAATTGGTGTCAGATTATTTTGAAAATCCAACACACAAAAACATGACTCGCAAAATCAACAATACGAAAACCAAGCATCAGAaaacctgtgctctgataccagataaattgtcacaccccgagggagtccctgccataagaaatttcggcagcatctcccctgtacgaatGACATAGTAAAATTAAACAAATGCAACGAAAAGAAAACCAAGGTAAAAATCCTACTCAGCTAcatccataaagctcaaaactgatatcctactccactacacccataaaacacaaatcacaacgaattcacctcttctgccatccaggcaagcatgtagcaaaaacacatccaaaaaaaactcatcgacaataaagaTAACATAATATCCAAATGTCAAAActagaacaagtctaaaaagtacaataagaaaaccgaaagataaaacacatcctcgcgatctgcaggggactagcgactggaactctttcggacagcctcaacctgaaaatagtaaataaccacggggtgagtcaactcctcagcgggatatacatagtaagaaaataacaactagcactaatcatacgtacagtctcctgatataagaatgacAAATGCAACtaaaataaacaggagaaaactgtactaatcaggacctggtgtatggataatcaTCCGAGGGGAATaggaatcctatatgcatgtcaaacaaatgcatccatccaatatgcagcagacaagtgcagcaaacacaagcaataaatgcatcagtgcgtatgatgccaatgacatgtcctggtcacccctactctccagtcagtcgtctcacacacgatcgtgagaccgagtgggtagggctgtgactaccgtgcactctgccatcactgctcctgatgagtgaccgagtggacgggatgttgtcggagtacaccaatcctcctaccccaaatcataagtgggggagctcaatgctctcatctccctgagcaagtccagaggagaGATCCCTGTCATGCTacaacgctgcatcacactacccataagtggaccaacggagcccttgacagagcaacctacagcaacacaccctgcctaataagaaccactaacccatgacTGGTCGTGTGTGTAGATTCaagtaactggtgatgtgctcaacaataatagagtcgactatcacacagcatgcaatcatgcgagatgatgcatgacactaagcattgaaaatcctgaacctacccatctctacataatgtgtaccagaggacaatgaatcaaatcaaaggtacatagattagataaggtataaaaacctaggtcctgaacataataaagtcTGGTTATGTCACTATccttataagcatgtataattaggtaggtactaacatgaagtgcataacaagtaaacaaaacaaacatGTAATAGATATCGGGGAGAAGGGGAGTTCGGTGTAGAGGAAGGCTAGGGCACGGGATCAGGAGAAGAGAGGAAATAGAACTCCTCGGCCACGGCTTAAATCGCGGGGGAAAGAAACCGTCGTCGGTTAGGGCACGACATCGCAGGGATCGGGAGGAAGAAGGGAAATGACGGGGGaagtggaaaaaaaaataaaaaaaaaagaaaaggaattaaagaaaatcaacatttcctcgctaaaacggggtagcctaaataggctttcccgcgACCCAATATTATCCCCGTAACCGAAGCCATACGGTGTTcgaaaaaattccagaaaaatttctaaaaatttccttatcattattctccATTTTTCGGTGTTTTACATCCAGACTCTTatcttagtgcgagttataagtgagcatactctcacgaccaacaaccacCCGGTCGATtgtgccttcttatcataggtttccatatagctatggaatcaATCCTAGGTCTAACGGTCAAGTCAATGatacaagagaagttatccctaggagtatctttgcaatgacaaaagtgactaagacttctaagaagtctaacaaagtcactaagaaggtcacaagggaagctatccctagagttgacctagagaaggtgaccaaggcttctaagaagcctaacaaggtcactaggaaggtatctagggaagttattcctagtgagtacctagaacattCAAAGAgaaccaataggttttggattcctacgagtattttctctaccccttagatgagttagagagtgtcaactcaaattggaaggataattaatccaaccttgatgaagttgacactcggagagtatttttaaggtttttattgacctttaaaaatgaaatagattatgtgtttactctttggaagagtaaaatgtgccaagctttgaggaattaaatttaattttgattggcACAAACAAGAAGAGCAAAAAAATGGCAAGttaggattttgacattttcttaaggaTTTAAGGGCAAGTTAGGCCTTAATTTTAAAtgattactctttaaaagagtaaaatgtgccaaaaacttgagaaattggaattcaatttaaattggcacaattggaaaaagcgtaagaaataccaagttgggacttgAGTATTTTCTAAGGAAGTTAAAGGTCAATGAAAGCCTTAATTTAATGTGTTTACTCtttgtaagagtaaaatgtgccaaaaattcaaaaaatatgctTAATTTGAAATTGGCACAATTAATCAAGtacaaaagaaatgccaagttgagtttttgacattttcttaagaaGATATGGGCAAATCTAGGATTACTTTTAGGTTTAACTAATGATTTTAGGATACTTAGAAAcacaatctaggtatatttttatttatgttaattgacatgctttgttttcccatcacatgccatgacatcatttttagcattcatgcttattatgaataaaaaaataaaaatacaatgtcacgtcatacatacatcatgtagttatagcaaatattcttttaaaatatcatttattttgatgtatgccataacacatcatgcattattttaaattccttgcaattaaggacaaatgacatttactaacaagtaacatcatagatggatgttcataatccaaaatacctagatagatatgaaTAATCTCTAGTTTaaagcaaaaccaaactttacatctaacaaagaactataaggtgacttgtatgtgttttagtgtacattagatacaaatAAGATGTTAGAAtaaatgatgaacaaaactcaagatgttgatttggtgaatctagttgagttttggtttcatcaaaacatataattatgtgtttttcaatcattgggaaagctaatgtacaaatcatgtgcattgagactaaagaacatggttggatattggttttgaaattcattttaaatgcttttggaaaaccttgatgaaggctatcttttgatagtaatcataattgaagagttagacacaaactagaagaaaacactaaagtttttacaagttttcaagtttgtgtcaatctttgaaaataggaagtatttccTTATAAAACtgtttttccttgatagtgtataccCTAACCTGGGACAAGGATACAAGTTTTAGTCTTTGCAATGATAATCAGCTACATGCTAGTCCCTTGTATGCAGGTGGAGTCGTAAGCGTGTCAGGGTCTAGTTAGTCGAACTtgagcctcctttgactagacttgaagggaggtTTGTGATACAGTGCATAAAGGTGGGGCCCGATATGGCTAGGTAGTCaatagtcaaggggacgtggtagTTAATAGTTAAGGAGACGTGACAGTCAATAGTtaaggggacgtggcagtcaaaagtcaagaggacgtgattGTCAAAAGTCTAGGGGGCATGGTAGTTAACAGTTAGGAGAAAGAGGGAGTTAAACCGCCCTACGTCACTAGTCACATAATTCCTGGTCGGTCGTCATTAGGCCAGACCCTCAGATCTGAGACATAAGACTAGGTTTGGACTAGCCCTAGGCCTACCCCTGACTGATCAAATCTTTCCAGTTCGAGCTATCTAGACAGACCTGATACGTTCACTAAGACAACTCTCGGTCGACCTTTCAGCGACCTTTCAGCGATCAGAtctttccagactctcaccccagcgcgagttataagtgagcatgctctcacaaccaacgacctctcggtcggcattcCAAACTCTTGCCCCAGCGCAAATTATacgtgagcatgctctcacgaccaacgacctctttgccaacgttccagactctcaccccagcgcgagttataagtgagcatgctctcacaaccaacagCTTCTCGGCCGACATTCCTGACTCTCACccaagcgcgagttataagtgagcatgctcccaCGACCAACAGCCTCTCAgtcggcattccagactctcaccttagtgttggtgcaacatccctcaggtcaaggttgacctggttgaccaagctgagtcttggtttgagtttagatgtttgacaataagatgttaattgaagaagagtcaagtaggtcaaggttgaccgaatacttgactgggaagtcctaactgggatgttaggcagaaggaaaatcctggtgagtgaagccaggtgaaagacctagtgagtgaagctaggtagatggaaaaccctagtgagtgaagctaggtgaaagtcctggtgagtgaagccaggcaaggaaaaatctagatggatcaaggatgatcggacatctggtgttgggaagtccaagtaggtcaaatgattgactggatactcggcacgaggaaatacagataggtcaaagggattgaccagacatctgaataggaaagtccaagtaggtcaagggagtgaccagatacttggcatgacgagaaaagtccaagtgggtcaaaggaattgaccggacacttggtgggaagtcctggcaggtcaagggagtgaccagatgctaggcatgatgtaccaacaggtcaagaatgaccggatgttggtttgggagtcttggaacttggtttgggcaaaaaccaagtgctggatcgatcaggggatcgatccaggagctggatcgatcagtggatcgatccaggcttttccctgcgaacagaaagcctctggatcgatccgtggatcgatccagatgtcccaatcgattagtggatcgattgggacgcggctgcttcgcgtgataagcgctggatcgatggCATTTTTCCcagagtacagaggcgctctggatcgatccgtggatcgatccaaagcctccccgatcgattgggaacatttgaatcgatcgggttccgaccgttggcgtcgatttaagctgcaggcatgcgatggctgcggcatctcttcaccgattcacttcagatctctcgccaacttctccacagcgctctcaaagatcagatcgccagttcttgaaggatcttggaagatttccaagtcaagaggcggatcaaagacaagaagagaagctagggttagggttttctgtactcattgtaagctttgcgcttgtgttttgtttccctttcctttcttcttgtactgagagtcttgtagggcttctccgcctttggtagttaccataaaggagtgttattcatagtggagggtgtgtgcgtggtgtggatccttggattagtcacctcctttggaggtggataccaagtaaaatcctagtgtcagCGTTGAgtgttttgtttctgtattttcatcAACGACAAGCAACGTCGAGGAAcgagcgagcgacgagctattcaccccccctctagctacttttggtcctaacaagtggtatcagagcgaggccgctcttcaccggaatcatcgccggaagggtcaaacataacaagaaaagctagagggtgaagaagttggagcaaattcttcaagttcaagactttatcaagctcaacttcaagatgcaattccaagatggacttggatttgacacaagggtggctccaccatacacttctacgagtttcgattcttggaaatcaagaatcgaaaattttcttatgatggagatagagcaatggtttgctctaatggaaggcttcaaggctccaagaaattcaaagggcaaagttctcaagaggagcaagtggagccaagagcaagtccaaaggtgcgaggctaatgacaaagtgaccaagcttttggtcaatttattgccaagcaccatcctttgcaaaattggagagtttgaagatgcaaaggagctatggagcaaattggccaagcttcatgaagagatcccctccact
Coding sequences within it:
- the LOC122013822 gene encoding probable CCR4-associated factor 1 homolog 11; translation: MAVAVVNNNDMLISSSAASASARRVEVRSVWAHNLDEEFALIRSAVPFHPFVALDTEYPGVVVASKNPYCTLTLPQRYELIRANVEALRIVQVGLTLSDAAGNLPCAIYSDGTCVSYVFAQNLATSGLLSFGHFSPVSWVTFQGAYDFAFLVKMLTCDCKLPKTVREFLHLVHFFFGKRVFDVKHLCKHCPGLYGGLERVASTVRVERAVGSRHQSGSDSLLTWQLFYQIASRVNPQLIHRPEHMGTLFDLQLQ